In one window of Streptomyces sp. FXJ1.172 DNA:
- a CDS encoding penicillin-binding transpeptidase domain-containing protein, which translates to MRAGLKGALVGTVCVVVLGGGGYGAYNIVSAPDGGGGAGGHARVQTGPPGGAEVTGAARGFFAAWEKGDAATAASYTNYPQAARELLTAYSGDAHITGVHVTPGTVAGTRVPFTVRATVSYDGRSRPLSYSSTLTVVRGRTSHRPLVDWRPSVVHPQLREGDTLTTGESPAPPVEAVDRYGTVLTKDKYPSLGPVLDQLRERYGAEAGGTAGVELAIRHAGDDADTPLLTLAEGRPGRLRTTLSASVQAAAEAAVQMYAESSVVAVKPSTGEVLAVANHRADGFDAAFLGTLAPGSTMKIVSAATLIDTGLTTANGPAPCPPSAVWQSQTFHNLDGLAPDEHATLSESFARSCNTAFVKFADEVRTDSLTREAQERFGLGGDWKVGVPSFDGRVPAAGGPDTAAGLIGQGQVQMNPLNLASVTATATTGAFRQPVIVPLGLDGREPARARGLSPGTVQQLRAMMSRAAHSGTAAGVMAGLGGDIGAKTGSAEVDGQSRSNSWFTGYRNDVAAAAMAQDGGHGVDAAGPIVASVLRISG; encoded by the coding sequence ATGCGCGCAGGACTGAAGGGTGCCCTCGTCGGCACCGTGTGCGTGGTCGTGCTGGGCGGCGGGGGGTACGGCGCCTACAACATCGTCTCGGCGCCGGACGGCGGCGGTGGAGCGGGCGGCCACGCGCGCGTGCAGACCGGTCCGCCCGGCGGCGCCGAGGTGACGGGGGCCGCCAGGGGCTTCTTCGCCGCCTGGGAGAAGGGCGACGCGGCGACCGCGGCGTCGTACACGAACTACCCGCAGGCGGCCCGCGAGCTGCTGACGGCCTACAGCGGCGACGCGCACATCACCGGGGTGCACGTCACACCCGGCACGGTGGCCGGCACGCGCGTGCCGTTCACGGTCAGGGCGACGGTGTCGTACGACGGGAGGTCCCGGCCGCTCTCCTACAGCAGCACGCTGACCGTCGTCCGCGGCCGGACCTCGCACCGCCCGCTGGTCGACTGGCGGCCGTCGGTCGTCCATCCGCAGTTGCGCGAGGGGGACACGCTCACCACCGGTGAGTCGCCGGCCCCGCCGGTCGAGGCCGTCGACCGGTACGGCACGGTGCTGACGAAGGACAAGTACCCTTCCCTCGGTCCCGTTCTGGATCAGCTGCGCGAGCGGTACGGCGCCGAGGCGGGCGGCACCGCCGGCGTGGAGCTGGCGATCCGTCACGCGGGCGACGACGCGGACACCCCGCTCCTCACGCTCGCCGAGGGCAGGCCGGGCAGGCTGCGCACGACGCTCAGCGCGAGCGTGCAGGCGGCGGCCGAGGCGGCCGTGCAGATGTACGCCGAGTCCTCCGTCGTGGCGGTCAAGCCGAGCACCGGCGAGGTCCTGGCCGTCGCCAACCACCGCGCGGACGGCTTCGACGCGGCCTTCCTCGGCACCCTCGCACCCGGCTCCACGATGAAGATCGTCAGCGCGGCGACCCTCATCGACACCGGACTGACCACGGCGAACGGCCCGGCGCCCTGCCCGCCGTCGGCCGTCTGGCAGAGCCAGACCTTCCACAACCTCGACGGCCTCGCGCCGGACGAGCACGCCACCTTGTCCGAGAGCTTCGCCCGGTCCTGCAACACGGCGTTCGTGAAGTTCGCCGACGAGGTGAGGACCGACTCCCTCACGCGGGAGGCGCAGGAACGGTTCGGGCTCGGCGGCGACTGGAAGGTGGGCGTCCCCTCCTTCGACGGCAGGGTCCCCGCCGCCGGCGGCCCGGACACCGCGGCCGGTCTGATAGGCCAGGGCCAGGTCCAGATGAACCCCCTGAACTTGGCCTCCGTGACGGCCACCGCGACGACCGGCGCCTTCCGGCAGCCCGTCATCGTGCCGCTCGGCCTGGACGGCCGCGAACCGGCACGCGCGCGTGGGCTGTCGCCCGGCACGGTCCAGCAGCTGCGCGCCATGATGAGCCGCGCCGCGCACAGCGGCACCGCGGCCGGTGTGATGGCCGGGCTCGGCGGCGACATCGGCGCCAAGACCGGCTCGGCGGAGGTCGACGGACAGTCCAGGTCCAACAGCTGGTTCACCGGCTACCGCAACGACGTGGCAGCCGCCGCGATGGCCCAGGACGGCGGGCACGGCGTTGACGCGGCCGGACCGATTGTCGCAAGCGTGCTACGGATTTCCGGCTGA
- a CDS encoding dolichyl-phosphate-mannose--protein mannosyltransferase, whose translation MTSTASSMDLRQGQAPHDQRPSWQQRLRRFGYVPGKDAPSGDVRDRLVPPYAEPAPRLWQALGVPPVLAERIVRWSGWGGPLLVTLMAGLMRFWNLGSPRAVIFDETYYAKDAWALVHRGFEVNWDKNANDLVLQTHGHLAIPTDAAYVVHPPVGKYVIGLGEMLFGFNPFGWRFMTALLGTLSVLLLCRIGRRIFRSTFLGCLAGTLMALDGLQFVMSRTSLLDGVLMFFVVAAFGCLVIDRDRSRARLAAALPVGADGRVRPDAQVGDTLRLGLRPWRWAAGLMLGLAIGTKWNGLYILAAFCVLAVLWDVGARRTAGAHHPYAAALKYDTGIAFVATVPLAVAVYLLSWLGWILSPSNGTGGYFRNWAATDGKGGNWAFLPDWLRSLWHYEHEVYEFHVGLTSPHTYQSNPWSWIVLGRPVSYFYESPNPGQDGCPANAGQKCAREVLAIGTPLLWWAACFAILYVLWRWAFRRDWRAGAIACGIAAGYLPWFMYQERTIFLFYAVVFLPFLCLAVAMMIGAIIGPPGSGDTRRVVGASAAGVLVLLIAWNFIYFWPLYTGTAIPIDQWRSRMWLDTWV comes from the coding sequence GTGACCAGTACCGCGTCCTCCATGGACCTCCGGCAGGGCCAGGCACCGCACGACCAGCGGCCGTCGTGGCAGCAGCGGCTGCGCCGATTCGGGTACGTACCGGGCAAGGACGCGCCGTCCGGCGACGTACGCGACCGGCTGGTGCCCCCGTACGCCGAGCCCGCTCCCCGGCTGTGGCAGGCCCTCGGTGTGCCGCCGGTCCTCGCCGAGCGGATCGTCCGCTGGTCGGGCTGGGGCGGCCCGCTGCTGGTCACCCTGATGGCGGGCCTGATGCGGTTCTGGAACCTGGGCAGCCCGCGCGCGGTGATATTCGACGAGACGTACTACGCCAAGGACGCCTGGGCGCTGGTCCACCGCGGTTTCGAGGTCAACTGGGACAAGAACGCCAACGACCTGGTCCTGCAGACGCACGGCCACCTCGCCATCCCGACGGACGCGGCGTACGTCGTGCACCCGCCGGTCGGCAAGTACGTCATCGGGCTCGGCGAGATGCTCTTCGGGTTCAACCCGTTCGGCTGGCGGTTCATGACCGCGCTGCTCGGCACGCTCTCCGTGTTGCTGCTGTGCCGGATCGGGCGCCGGATCTTCCGCTCGACGTTCCTCGGCTGCCTGGCGGGCACGCTGATGGCGCTGGACGGCCTGCAGTTCGTGATGAGCCGGACCTCGCTGCTGGACGGCGTGCTGATGTTCTTCGTGGTGGCCGCGTTCGGCTGCCTGGTCATCGACCGGGACCGGTCACGGGCGAGGCTGGCCGCCGCCCTGCCGGTGGGCGCCGACGGCCGGGTCCGCCCGGACGCGCAGGTCGGCGACACCCTCCGCCTGGGCCTGCGCCCCTGGCGCTGGGCGGCCGGGCTGATGCTGGGCCTCGCCATCGGCACCAAGTGGAACGGCCTGTACATCCTGGCCGCGTTCTGTGTGCTGGCGGTCCTGTGGGACGTCGGCGCCCGCAGGACGGCCGGTGCCCATCACCCGTATGCCGCAGCTCTCAAGTACGACACCGGCATCGCCTTTGTGGCGACCGTTCCGCTGGCCGTCGCCGTCTACCTGCTCTCCTGGCTCGGCTGGATCCTCTCCCCGAGCAACGGCACGGGCGGCTACTTCCGCAACTGGGCGGCCACCGACGGCAAGGGCGGCAACTGGGCCTTCCTGCCGGACTGGCTGCGCAGCCTGTGGCACTACGAGCACGAGGTGTACGAGTTCCACGTCGGGCTGACGTCCCCGCACACCTACCAGTCCAACCCGTGGAGCTGGATCGTGCTGGGCCGCCCGGTCTCGTACTTCTACGAGTCCCCGAACCCCGGGCAGGACGGCTGCCCGGCGAACGCGGGCCAGAAGTGCGCCCGGGAGGTGCTGGCGATCGGCACGCCGCTGCTGTGGTGGGCGGCCTGCTTCGCGATCCTCTACGTGCTGTGGCGCTGGGCGTTCCGCCGCGACTGGCGGGCCGGTGCCATCGCCTGCGGCATCGCCGCGGGGTACCTCCCGTGGTTCATGTACCAGGAGCGCACGATCTTCCTCTTCTACGCGGTCGTCTTCCTGCCGTTCCTGTGCCTGGCGGTGGCGATGATGATCGGCGCGATCATCGGCCCGCCGGGGTCCGGTGACACCCGCCGGGTCGTCGGCGCGTCGGCGGCGGGCGTGCTGGTGCTGCTGATCGCCTGGAACTTCATCTACTTCTGGCCGCTGTACACGGGCACCGCGATCCCCATAGACCAGTGGCGGTCGCGGATGTGGCTGGACACCTGGGTCTAG
- the rsmI gene encoding 16S rRNA (cytidine(1402)-2'-O)-methyltransferase, whose protein sequence is MTGTLVLAGTPIGDIADAPPRLAEELAGADVVAAEDTRRLRRLTQALGVTPGGRVVSYFEGNESARTPELVEELLGGARVLLVTDAGMPSVSDPGYRLVAAAVEKDIRVTAVPGPSAVLTALALSGLPVDRFCFEGFLPRKAGERLSRLREVADERRTLVYFEAPHRLDDTLAAMAEVFGTDRRAAVCRELTKTYEEVRRGPLGELARWAAEGVRGEITVVVEGAPEAGPEELDAEELVRRVRVREEAGERRKEAIAAVAVDAGLPKRVVFDAVVAAKRSAG, encoded by the coding sequence GTGACTGGAACCCTTGTCCTCGCAGGTACCCCCATCGGCGACATCGCGGACGCGCCGCCCCGGCTCGCCGAGGAGCTGGCCGGCGCCGACGTGGTCGCCGCCGAGGACACCCGGCGGCTGCGCCGGCTCACCCAGGCCCTCGGCGTCACGCCGGGGGGCCGCGTGGTGTCGTACTTCGAGGGCAACGAGTCCGCCCGCACGCCGGAGCTGGTCGAGGAGCTGCTCGGCGGCGCGCGCGTGCTGCTCGTGACCGACGCCGGGATGCCGTCGGTCTCCGACCCCGGCTACCGGCTGGTCGCCGCCGCCGTCGAGAAGGACATCCGGGTCACCGCGGTGCCCGGGCCGTCCGCCGTGCTGACCGCGCTCGCCCTGTCCGGGCTCCCGGTCGACCGGTTCTGCTTCGAGGGCTTCCTGCCGCGCAAGGCGGGCGAGCGGCTGTCCCGGCTGCGCGAGGTCGCGGACGAGCGGCGCACGCTCGTGTACTTCGAGGCCCCGCACCGCCTCGACGACACCCTCGCCGCCATGGCCGAGGTCTTCGGCACGGACCGGCGGGCCGCCGTCTGCCGCGAGCTGACCAAGACGTACGAGGAGGTACGGCGCGGTCCGCTGGGCGAGCTGGCGCGGTGGGCCGCGGAGGGCGTGCGCGGGGAGATCACCGTGGTGGTCGAGGGGGCGCCCGAGGCCGGGCCCGAGGAACTCGACGCGGAGGAACTCGTCCGGCGGGTGCGGGTGCGGGAGGAGGCCGGCGAGCGGCGCAAGGAGGCGATCGCGGCGGTGGCCGTGGACGCGGGGCTGCCGAAGCGGGTCGTTTTCGATGCCGTGGTCGCCGCCAAGCGCTCCGCCGGATAA
- a CDS encoding TatD family hydrolase, with product MPSNAGRNAKDDKNSAPPLPAPLGVPVADSHTHLDMQSGTVEEGLAKAASVGVTTVVQVGCDIKGSQWAAETAAAHDSVHATVALHPNEAPRIVHGDPDGWSRQGARGPGGDAALDEALAEIDRLAGLPQVRGVGETGLDYFRTGPEGKAAQERSFRAHIEIAKRHGKALVIHDRDAHADVLRVLKEEGAPERTVFHCYSGDAEMAGICAREGYFMSFAGNVTFKNAQHLRDALAVAPLELVLVETDAPFLTPAPYRGRPNAPYLIPVTVRAMADVRGIDEDALATALAANTARAFGY from the coding sequence ATGCCTTCGAACGCCGGCCGGAACGCCAAGGACGACAAGAACAGCGCACCGCCGCTCCCGGCGCCCCTCGGGGTGCCCGTCGCCGACTCCCACACCCACCTCGACATGCAGTCGGGCACGGTCGAGGAGGGCCTCGCGAAGGCCGCGTCGGTGGGGGTGACGACCGTCGTCCAGGTCGGCTGCGACATCAAGGGCTCGCAGTGGGCCGCCGAGACCGCGGCCGCGCACGACAGCGTCCACGCCACCGTCGCCCTGCACCCCAACGAGGCCCCGCGCATCGTCCACGGCGACCCCGACGGCTGGTCGCGGCAGGGCGCCCGCGGGCCGGGCGGCGACGCGGCGCTGGACGAGGCCCTCGCCGAGATCGACCGGCTGGCCGGGCTGCCCCAGGTCAGGGGCGTCGGCGAGACGGGCCTGGACTACTTCCGCACCGGTCCCGAGGGCAAGGCGGCCCAGGAGCGGTCCTTCCGCGCCCACATCGAGATCGCCAAGCGGCACGGCAAGGCGCTGGTCATCCACGACCGCGACGCCCACGCCGACGTCCTGCGCGTCCTCAAGGAGGAGGGCGCCCCCGAGCGCACCGTCTTCCACTGCTACTCCGGTGACGCCGAGATGGCGGGGATCTGCGCGCGCGAGGGCTACTTCATGTCCTTCGCCGGCAACGTCACCTTCAAGAACGCCCAGCACCTGCGGGACGCGCTCGCCGTCGCCCCGCTGGAACTGGTCCTCGTGGAGACCGACGCGCCGTTCCTGACCCCGGCGCCCTACCGGGGCCGGCCCAACGCGCCCTATCTGATTCCGGTCACGGTGCGCGCGATGGCCGACGTGCGCGGCATCGACGAGGACGCGCTGGCGACGGCGCTCGCCGCCAACACCGCCCGCGCCTTCGGCTACTGA
- a CDS encoding resuscitation-promoting factor produces the protein MSKSQYETFETHEPYGRDVSAEPYGRGRGMSVHGAETLPYAPYRDTYRPAYEAEAYLVAEPVLPRQGRGAHAGSAAEEEAACVAEARAAVGGRAARRRQARCAERPESAVRRLLPQALVVAFLAGGTSAFVANDKAIELTVDGKQRTLHTFADDVHELLADEGVRTGAHDMVVPAPGTVLAGGDTVAVRYGRPVRLTLDGERREVWTTAHTVEGALDELGVRAEGAYLSTSRSQNIGRAGLDLDVRTERAVTIMADGRPRTIRTNAATVREAVEEAGVTLRGEDTTSVPADSFPRDGQTITVLRVSGTREIREEQIPFTTERTEDPSLFKGTEVIEPGQTGLRRDTYLLRTVNGVREKPRRETSEVVRKPRPQVVRVGTKPLPASADGADGLNWRSLAACESGGRPNAVDPSGTYGGLYQFDAHTWHSLGGSGRPQDASAEEQTFRAKKLYKRQGATPWPHCGARLHG, from the coding sequence GTGAGCAAGTCGCAGTACGAGACGTTCGAGACGCACGAGCCCTACGGCCGTGACGTGTCCGCCGAGCCGTACGGCCGCGGCCGTGGCATGTCCGTGCACGGCGCGGAGACCCTGCCGTACGCGCCGTACAGGGACACCTACCGGCCCGCCTACGAGGCGGAGGCGTACCTCGTCGCCGAGCCGGTGCTACCGCGGCAGGGCCGCGGCGCGCACGCCGGGAGCGCGGCGGAAGAAGAGGCGGCGTGCGTCGCCGAGGCGCGCGCCGCGGTGGGCGGGCGCGCAGCGCGCCGGCGCCAGGCGCGCTGCGCCGAGCGCCCCGAATCCGCCGTGCGCCGCCTGTTGCCGCAGGCGCTGGTCGTGGCCTTCCTGGCCGGCGGCACCAGCGCGTTCGTCGCCAACGACAAGGCGATCGAGCTGACCGTCGACGGAAAGCAGCGCACCCTGCACACCTTCGCCGACGATGTGCACGAACTGCTCGCCGACGAGGGCGTACGCACCGGGGCGCACGACATGGTCGTACCCGCCCCCGGCACGGTGCTCGCCGGCGGGGACACCGTCGCCGTGCGCTACGGGCGCCCGGTCCGGCTCACACTGGACGGTGAACGGCGCGAGGTGTGGACGACGGCCCACACGGTGGAGGGGGCGCTGGACGAACTGGGGGTGCGCGCGGAGGGCGCGTATCTGTCCACTTCGCGCTCCCAGAACATCGGGCGCGCCGGGCTCGACCTCGACGTGCGCACCGAGCGCGCCGTCACGATCATGGCGGACGGCCGGCCCCGCACCATCCGCACCAACGCGGCCACCGTCCGCGAGGCGGTCGAGGAGGCCGGGGTCACGCTGCGCGGCGAGGACACCACGTCCGTGCCCGCCGACAGCTTCCCGCGCGACGGGCAGACGATCACCGTGCTGCGGGTCAGCGGCACCCGGGAGATCCGCGAGGAGCAGATCCCGTTCACGACCGAGCGGACCGAGGACCCCTCCCTCTTCAAGGGCACCGAGGTCATCGAGCCCGGGCAGACCGGACTGCGCCGCGACACCTACCTGCTGCGCACCGTCAACGGGGTCCGCGAGAAACCGCGCCGCGAGACGTCCGAGGTGGTGCGCAAGCCGCGCCCGCAGGTCGTGCGGGTGGGCACCAAGCCGCTGCCGGCCTCCGCGGACGGCGCCGACGGCCTGAACTGGCGCAGCCTCGCCGCCTGCGAGTCCGGTGGCCGCCCGAACGCGGTCGACCCCTCGGGGACGTACGGCGGGCTCTACCAGTTCGACGCACACACCTGGCACAGCCTCGGCGGCAGCGGACGCCCGCAGGACGCATCGGCCGAGGAGCAGACCTTCCGCGCCAAGAAGCTGTACAAGCGGCAAGGGGCGACACCCTGGCCGCACTGCGGGGCACGCCTGCACGGCTGA
- the rsmA gene encoding 16S rRNA (adenine(1518)-N(6)/adenine(1519)-N(6))-dimethyltransferase RsmA, whose amino-acid sequence MSSPTSDALLGPADIRELAAALGVRPTKQRGQNFVIDANTVRRIVRTAEVRPDDVVVEVGPGLGSLTLALLEAADRVTAVEIDDVLAGALPATIAARMPERADRFALVHSDAMHVTELPGPAPTALVANLPYNVAVPVLLHMLDTFPTIERTLVMVQSEVADRLAAAPGSKVYGVPSVKANWYAEVKRAGAIGRNVFWPAPNVDSGLVSLVRRTEPIRTTAAKKDVFAVVDAAFAQRRKTLRAALAGWAGSAAAAEAALVAAGISPQARGEALTVEEFARIAEHKQQGESGK is encoded by the coding sequence GTGAGCAGCCCCACCTCCGACGCCCTTCTCGGACCCGCCGACATCCGTGAACTGGCGGCCGCGCTCGGTGTACGTCCCACCAAGCAGCGCGGCCAGAACTTCGTGATCGACGCCAACACGGTCCGCCGTATCGTCCGTACCGCCGAGGTCCGGCCCGACGACGTGGTCGTCGAGGTCGGCCCGGGGCTCGGCTCGCTCACCCTCGCGCTGCTCGAGGCCGCCGACCGGGTCACCGCCGTCGAGATCGATGACGTGCTGGCCGGGGCGCTGCCCGCGACCATCGCCGCGCGCATGCCGGAGCGCGCCGATCGGTTCGCGCTGGTCCACTCCGACGCGATGCACGTCACCGAGCTGCCCGGCCCCGCGCCGACCGCCCTGGTGGCGAACCTGCCCTACAACGTCGCCGTGCCCGTGCTGCTGCACATGCTCGACACCTTCCCGACCATCGAGCGCACCCTCGTCATGGTGCAGTCCGAGGTCGCCGACCGGCTGGCCGCCGCGCCCGGCTCGAAGGTGTACGGCGTGCCGTCCGTGAAGGCCAACTGGTACGCCGAGGTGAAGCGGGCCGGAGCCATCGGCCGCAACGTCTTCTGGCCCGCGCCCAATGTCGACAGCGGACTGGTCTCCCTGGTCCGGCGGACCGAGCCGATCAGGACGACGGCCGCCAAGAAGGATGTCTTCGCGGTGGTCGACGCGGCCTTCGCGCAGCGCAGGAAGACCCTGCGGGCGGCGCTCGCCGGCTGGGCCGGATCCGCCGCCGCCGCCGAGGCCGCCCTGGTCGCCGCCGGGATCTCGCCGCAGGCGCGCGGGGAGGCGCTGACGGTGGAGGAGTTCGCCCGGATCGCCGAGCACAAGCAGCAGGGGGAGAGCGGCAAGTGA
- a CDS encoding 4-(cytidine 5'-diphospho)-2-C-methyl-D-erythritol kinase, whose product MSVTVRVPAKVNVQLAVGAARPDGFHDLANVFLAVGLYDEVTVTPADELRVTCEGPDAAEVPLDRTNLAARAAIALAGRRGIEPNVHIHIAKDIPVAGGMAGGSADGAGALLACNTLWGTGASRAELLAVCAELGSDVPFSLVGGAALGVGRGEQLTVLETGGTFHWVFAMAERGLSTPAVFREFDRLAEGREIPEPVASAELLEALAKGDAEALAAAVSNDLQPAALSLFPELADTLEAGRGAGALAALVSGSGPTTAFLARDAETAEKVAAALRASRTCRAVRTAAGPVAGATVL is encoded by the coding sequence GTGAGCGTGACCGTACGCGTCCCGGCCAAGGTCAACGTCCAGCTGGCGGTCGGCGCCGCCCGGCCCGACGGGTTCCACGACCTCGCCAACGTCTTCCTCGCCGTCGGCCTGTACGACGAGGTCACCGTCACCCCGGCCGACGAACTCCGCGTGACCTGCGAGGGCCCGGACGCCGCCGAGGTCCCCCTGGACCGCACGAACCTCGCCGCGCGGGCCGCGATCGCCCTCGCCGGGCGCCGGGGCATCGAACCGAACGTCCACATCCACATCGCCAAGGACATCCCGGTCGCCGGCGGCATGGCGGGTGGCAGCGCGGACGGCGCGGGCGCGCTGCTCGCCTGCAACACGTTGTGGGGCACGGGTGCGTCGCGGGCCGAACTCCTCGCCGTGTGCGCCGAGTTGGGCAGCGATGTGCCGTTCAGCCTGGTGGGCGGGGCCGCGCTCGGTGTGGGGCGGGGCGAGCAGCTGACCGTCCTGGAGACCGGCGGCACCTTCCACTGGGTGTTCGCGATGGCCGAGCGCGGGCTGTCGACCCCGGCGGTCTTCCGCGAATTCGACCGGCTGGCCGAGGGGCGGGAGATTCCGGAGCCGGTGGCGTCGGCGGAGCTGCTGGAGGCGCTGGCGAAGGGGGACGCCGAAGCACTGGCCGCGGCGGTCTCCAACGACCTTCAGCCTGCGGCCCTGTCCCTGTTCCCGGAGCTGGCGGACACGCTGGAGGCGGGGCGCGGAGCGGGCGCGCTCGCCGCGCTGGTGTCCGGTTCCGGTCCTACGACGGCGTTCCTCGCGCGTGACGCCGAGACGGCGGAGAAAGTGGCGGCGGCCCTGCGGGCGTCGAGGACGTGCAGGGCCGTGCGGACGGCGGCGGGGCCGGTGGCGGGGGCTACGGTTCTCTAG